CCTGCGGGGCGTTGAGCATCATGTGATGGCCGAGGAAGACCAGGGCGAGGGTGGCGATGCCCAGGTACATGCCGCGCAGCCGGCCGGAGATGGGGCTGAACAGGCCGCCCGCCGCGCCGGCGAGCACGATCGCGAGTACGAAGGCGAGGACCGGCGGGAGCCCGAGGCCGTACAGGCTGCTGGAACCGGTGCCGGACGGCTCGGCCGCCAGCCACACATAGCCGTACGCGCCGACGGCGAGGAAGAAGGCGTGGCCGAGGGAGAGCTGTCCCGTCGTCCCGGAGAGCAGGTTCAACCCGATGGCGCCGATGACGGCGGCCATCGCGAACAGGCCCGTCTGGAGCCAGAACGAGGTGACGTAGAAGGGGAGGGCGAGCAGGACCAGAACGCCGGCGGCCAGAGTGGCCGCGCGCCGCCCGCGGGGGGTGAGCCTGCCGGACCACCTGGCCTGGACGGATGGCGAATCGGCGGGCGCGGGGCCGGGAGCCGCCACGGTGTCACGGGAATCCGTGGTGTCACGGGAATCCGTGGTGTCACGGGAATCCGTGGTGTCACGGGAATCCGTGGTGTCGCGGGTGTCAGACACGGGTCAGCTCCTTCGATCCGAAGAGACCGGTGGGCCGGACCAGCAGCACGAGCACCATCACGAGGTAGGGAGCCACATCGGAGAATCCGGCGCCGAGGACGCTCAGTTCGCTCTGGTAGCCGGCGGCCATCGCCGCGGTCAGGCCGATCACCAGACTTCCGACGAGCGCGCCGACGGCCGAGTCCATGCCGCCGAGGATGGCCGCGGGAAAGGCGCTCAGGGCGATCTGACTCGTCGTACGGTCGAGTCCCGGCGCGGGGAAGGCGGCGAGGAACACGGCGGCGAGCGCGGCCAGCGCCCCGGCGACGCACCAGGCGATGAGCCGTACGCGGCCCAGCCGTATCCCCATCAGGGCCGCGGCTTCCGGGTCGGCGGCGGCGGACCGCATGGACAGGCCCCAGCGTGACCAGCGGAAGGCGGCGAAGAACGCACCGATGACGATGACCGCGACGACGATGCTCGCGATGCGGGCGTCGGCGACGGTGATGCTGCCGAGCCGGGTCACATCCGCGCCCCAGGGGTCGCCCATGGTGAGGTAGTCGGCGCCGACCTGC
Above is a window of Streptomyces sp. DT2A-34 DNA encoding:
- a CDS encoding branched-chain amino acid ABC transporter permease, which translates into the protein MIKLTETVLNGLALGSVYALIALGFVVIFKASGVMNFAHGSLLLFGGYVTARLHDTIGFIPAVLVGAALAAVLAGLVQLLASRGLRGAEIHTLTILTIGVDVLLSTELNRQVGADYLTMGDPWGADVTRLGSITVADARIASIVVAVIVIGAFFAAFRWSRWGLSMRSAAADPEAAALMGIRLGRVRLIAWCVAGALAALAAVFLAAFPAPGLDRTTSQIALSAFPAAILGGMDSAVGALVGSLVIGLTAAMAAGYQSELSVLGAGFSDVAPYLVMVLVLLVRPTGLFGSKELTRV